The window TCATATTTATCGGCTATTACCTGAACCTCCGCATTATTAAGAACTGCACCGTGTGCAATTGGCGAATATGCCTCGATCAGGATGTCATTTTTCTGGCAGAATTCAATCAGTTCAAAAGGAGTATTGCTCACATGTGCCAGGACCTGATTTACCATAGGCTTGATCTCACAGCTAGCAAGAATATTATCGATATCATCCTGTAGGAAGTTCGAAAGCCCTATTGCCTTTACTTTGCCTGATTTATATGCATCCTCCATGGCTTTCCATACTTCTTTGTTTTCCTGGAAGTATCGTTTTTCCTCACGGAATTCCACCCATGGCTGCGGGCTGTGGATAATCATTAGGTCAACATAATCCAGTCCCATTTTTTCTAGAGACTCATTAATGGACTGTGTAGCTGTATCGTAGGTCTTTGCTTCTGCAGTAACCTTTGTTGTAATGAACAGTTCTTCTCTTGCGACACCACACGAACGGATTCCTTTGCCTACTCCTACTTCATTCATATAAGCTTGAGCGGTATCAATATGACGATATCCGATAGAAACCGCGTCGCGTACTGCCTGCTCTGTCTGTGCATCGTCAAGGAGCCATGTACCAAGACCTAATTTTGGAATTTCGACACCATTTGATAATTTGTAAGTTTCATTAAACATGATTTAATCTCCTTTGCATTGTTCTGTTAATTTTCTAAACTAATTTCATTGCCGCATACTAATGCGTTAAATGTTCACAAAAAGCCATATATGGTAAGCAGTGGGTGACGGCGGTGATTGGAAGCCCATTATCATTTAATCCTCCTTTTTATATTTCATAGATAAATTCAGAAAGCGGTAAATTGAGTGCCAAGAAATATACATATACGCATTAATACGCATCTGTGTATAATTATAAAAGGAAAGAGCATGTCTGCAATGACCAATTGGCTAATATTCGTGCATTATTGCACATATTTGTTTAAATTGAGCATTATTAATAAGAAGGAATGGTGACTCTTGTCATGTCTAAGGTAGATCGAAGAATAATCAAATCTCAAGAAGCAATAAAAAATGCTTTCATTGAATTGATGTCTGAAAAAAATTTGGATGGGATTACGATGCAGGATATTTCCGACAAAGCAAATGTGGGCCGTAGAACGATTTATCTACACTATTTGGATAAATATGATTTGTTGGATAAGCTCATTGAAGAACATATCAACGAACTAAGGATACTGTGTCAATCAGCATCTGAATTAAGCTTTACTGAGGGAAATCTCATTTGGTTTGAATATTTTGAACGTAATTACGCATTCTTTTCAACGATGTTATCAAGTAAAGGAGCCACTTTATTTCGTTGTCGATTCTTGCAATTTGTCATTGATGAATTAAAAAGTGATGTAGATGTAATGGAAGGGATAAATAAGGGATTCAGTCAGGATGTTATTCTTAGATTCTTTGGGGCAGCTATTGTGGAAGTTGTGGAGTCATGGATCACTAAAGGGTTATCTGAACCAGCGCAAGTCGTGGCAGAACAATTAGGGAGTCTGTTGGACAGAAACCTATTATAAACACTAGAAATAATAAAGTAGTTCCGGCAGTAAACCAGATTGAAACCCATCCATTCTGCCAGCAAATTGAAAGTCATAACCTTATGGGAGAGAACAATGTTCAAATAATGTCTTGGGGTCCTTTTGCTGAGGGGAAAAATAACATGTTCCAAAACGAAACTTTAGTAGCGATAGCTGAAAAGTATAATAAATCTGTTGCCCAAGTGATTTTACGTTGGTTGACACAAAGGAGGATAGTTGTCATTCCAAAATCAGTTCATATAGAGAGAATCATTGAAAACTTTAATATCTTTGACTTTGAATTAAGTCAAGAAGATATGGAGAAGATTGCTACGTTAGATACAAAAGACAGTGTGTTCTTTTCACATAG is drawn from Lysinibacillus sp. SGAir0095 and contains these coding sequences:
- a CDS encoding TetR/AcrR family transcriptional regulator, which translates into the protein MSKVDRRIIKSQEAIKNAFIELMSEKNLDGITMQDISDKANVGRRTIYLHYLDKYDLLDKLIEEHINELRILCQSASELSFTEGNLIWFEYFERNYAFFSTMLSSKGATLFRCRFLQFVIDELKSDVDVMEGINKGFSQDVILRFFGAAIVEVVESWITKGLSEPAQVVAEQLGSLLDRNLL
- a CDS encoding aldo/keto reductase, translated to MFNETYKLSNGVEIPKLGLGTWLLDDAQTEQAVRDAVSIGYRHIDTAQAYMNEVGVGKGIRSCGVAREELFITTKVTAEAKTYDTATQSINESLEKMGLDYVDLMIIHSPQPWVEFREEKRYFQENKEVWKAMEDAYKSGKVKAIGLSNFLQDDIDNILASCEIKPMVNQVLAHVSNTPFELIEFCQKNDILIEAYSPIAHGAVLNNAEVQVIADKYDVSVAQLCLRYAIQLGLVVIPKTANPNHMRNNAELDFTISNADMETLKNLERIQDYGEHSYFPVFGGKLK